Below is a genomic region from Leptospira yasudae.
CTGCAGATCCAAAAAGGTCAGGCCGGTTTTTTCCTGAAGCCAAGGAGGAAGAGGAATCTGCCCGCCCAAAGGAACCACGGACCAAGCCATGATCGCGCAAGTCATCGAGATCGCAGGCGCGATGAGATACATCACGCGATTGACCTGCATCGGAAACACTTCTTCTTTGGTTAAGAATTTAATACCGTCGGCGAGAGGTTGAAGAAGTCCCCAAATCCCCGCACGGTTCGGACCTTTTCTGTCCTGAATAAAACCGGCCACTCTTCTTTCCGCGAGCGTGTAATATGCGCAGGCGGTGATGAGAATGAAAAAGAAAAGTCCGCTTTTCAAAAGCCAAAATAAAACTTCATTCCAATTCATGGAGTTCTTTGTCCCCCCGCGGTTTCGCCGATTCTATCTTCTTTTCTTCTTTTCGGATGATCGGGAACGGGTTCCGGTTTTTCCTTCAATCTTGCATCGAACTCCGCGCGAAACTTCTGCAAAGCGGGACGAACCGCTCCCACACACGCGTCGGAAAGAGGACAAATCGTAGTTCCCCCTTCCATGTTTCTGGATAAGGAAAGAATCAAGTCGATGTCTTGGGTCGTTCCTTCTCCTTCGCGGATTTTATAAAGAATGTCGCGAACCCAATGAGTTCCTTCGCGGCAAGGCGTACATTGACCGCAGGATTCGTGAGCGTAGAATCTCGCGAACCGATATGTGGTCTCCACAATGTCCGTGCCTTCGGCAAGAACGATCACCGCACCCGAACCGAGCATGGTTTTGTGGGCCGCCATCGATTCGAAATCCATATTCGCGGTTTTACATTCTTCCGCTGTGAGAATCGGAACGGACGATCCGCCGGGAATGATCGCCTTGAGAGGTTTATCGTCTACGATTCCTCCGCAAAGATCATTCACAAGTTCTAATAAAGGAGTTCCTAATTCGATTTCGTAAACGCCGGGACGTTTTACGTGACCCGAAACGCTGAAGAGTCTCGTACCCGGAGATTTTTCGGTTCCGATCTTGGAATACCAATCCGCTCCCTTGTCGAGAATATGAGGAACCGCCGAAAACGTTTCCACGTTATTCACCACGGTCGGAGAACGATAAAGTCCCGACACCGCGGGGAAAGGAGGTTTCAATCTTGGATGACCTCTCCTGCCTTCGAGAGAATTGATGAGTGCGGTTTCTTCTCCGCAGATATAAGCGCCCGCGCCTTCGTATAAAATCAGATCGAAGTCGAATCCGCTTCCGAGAATATTCTGCCCGAGATACCCTTTCGCATAGGCTTCGTCGATCGCCTTCTGCATGGTTCTCGCGCCTTTTTGAAATTCTCCGCGGATGTAAAAGAATCCCTTGTTGGAACCGATCGCTTTGGCGCCGATGATCATTCCTTCGATGATCTGGTGCGGAAGGTTCTCGATCAGTTTACGATCTTTGAATGTTCCGGGTTCGCCTTCGTCGGCGTTGCAGATGATGTATTTCGGCTTCGGAATGTCTTTCGGAATGAAGGACCATTTGAGTCCGGTCGGAAATCCCGCGCCCCCTCTTCCTCTGAGTCCGGACTTTTTCACCTCGGTGATGATGTCGTCCGGTTTCATCTGAAGGGCTTTTTTCAAGCCGTCGTATCCGTGAACCGATTCGTAGAACTCGAGTTCGGCGGACTTAGGGTTGTCGATGTATTTCGTGAGAAGTTTCATTTCTGCCATAAGGAGTTCCTTTGTCAGTTCAGGCCGCTTAGAATCTGATCCACTTTTTCGGGTGTCAGCTGTTCGTAAAAATCGTCGTTGATCTGGACCATCGGCGCGTAACCGCAGGCTCCGAGACATTCCACTTCTTCCAAAGTGAATTTTTTATCGGGAGTCGTTTGTCCGAGATGAATTCCGAGTTTCTCGCAGAGATGTTTTTCGATCGTATCGTTCCCTTGCAGATAACAGCTCGAGGTTCCGCAGATTTGGATGTGATATTTGCCGACCGGTTTCTTATTGTAAAGAGTATAAAACGTCGCGACTCCGTAGACCTGCGCGAGAGAAATCGGATCTCCGAGACGCTCCGCGATGTAATTCATTCCTTCCTGGTCCACAAAACCGTGTTCTCTCTGTAAAATATACAAACAAGGGAGAATCAGGGAACGTTTGTCCGGGAATACTTCCAGCATCTTCCGGAATCTTTTTTCGGATTCTTCACTGAACTTATAGCTCATCAGCAGTCCAACTCCCCCGCGATCACGTTCAAAGAACTCATCGTCGCGACTGAATCCGCGAGAAGTCCTCCGCGGACCAATTCCGCAAACGATTGATAATACCAGAAACAAGGGCGTCTAACGTGAACTCTCCAGGGAGACTTTTCCCCTTCGGACACGATGTAAAATCCGAGTTCTCCGTTGGCCGCTTCGGTGGACATGTAGTGTTCTCCCGGAGGAACCTTCACACCGTGCATGATGATCTTGAAGTGATAGATCAATTCTTCCATGTTGTTGTAGACTTTGTTCTTTTCGGGAAGATAGGCGTGCGGCAGATCCGCGTGCCAAGCTCCGCTCGGAATTCCGTCCACGAGCTGTTCGATGATCCGGATCGACTGACGCATCTCCTCCATTCTCACCAAACTTCTGTGAAGAACGGAACCGTCCTCTCCGATCGGAACGTCGAAGTCCACCTTATCATACAGCATATACGGTTCGTCTTTACGGACGTCCCAATCCACTCCGGCGGCGCGGAGATTCGGGCCGCTGAATCCGTAGGCGATCGCGTTTTCCGCGGAGATTCCGCCGATTCCTTCGGTGCGCCCGAGAAAGATTTTATTTTTGAGAAGAAGACTGTTGAATTCTTCGATCGCGGGTTTTAATCCCTTGCAGATCAGCTTTACTTCCTTTTCGAACTCGGGATAAATATCCTTTTCGAGTCCGCCGATTCTGCAGAACGTCGTTGTCAATCTCGCGCCGGTGAGTTTTTCGATGACTTGATAGATGTTCTCTCTGTGATGAAAGAGGTGCAGCATTCCCGAGAACGCTCCGAGGTCCACTCCCAAAATTCCCGTGCAGATGATATGATCCATGATTCTCGAAAGTTCCGAGATGATCATTCTCACATACGTTACGCGGTCGGGGACTTCCACCTGCATCATCTTTTCCACGGCGAGAATCCATCCGATGTTGTTGAGCGGAGTGGAAACGTAGTTCATCCGGTCCGTGCAGACGAGGAACTGATTGTATGTATAACGTTCTCCTAATTTTTCGAAACAGCGGTGAACGTAACCGATGATGGATTCGGCTTCGACGATCCTTTCTCCGTCGAGCTGGATCACGTTCTGTAAAATTCCGTGCGTAGCGGGATGCGAAGGTCCGAGGTTTACGAGAAGATGTCCTTCGGGAAGATTGGCGAACTTCTTTCCGAAATGTTCGGCCGTTTTTTCATACATCATTCTACTTTCCTCCTTCCTTTGTGATGTCTTCGTTCACGTGGATATGAAGAAGGTCTTCGATGAGATAATCCTGTCCGAATCCTTCCAAGGGAAAATCCTTACGCAAAGGATGTCCTTGAAAGTTGTCCGGCATGAGAATCCGATCCAAACTCGGATGACCGATAAAGGAGATTCCGAAAAGATCGTAGACTTCCCGCTCGGGCCAGTTCGCGCCTTTGAACACGGAAGTGATGCTCGGAAGCGATTCTCCGTCTTCGAGCCGAACCTTAAATTGAATCCTGCTCGAAGCCTTACTTCCCGAACGGAGAAGATAACAAACTTCGAATCGGGGTTCTTTTTTTCCGAGCCAATCGATCGCGGTTAAGTCGTTTAGAAAATTATAATTCAGTGATGGATCGTTTTTCAACGCGGCGAGAACCGGAACGATTCCTTCCGCTTTCAAAAAGAAAACGGGAACGTTCGAGACGACCTCTTCCTGCGTATCCAAAAAATGGGAAAATTTTTCTTTGAGGAAACGTTCTACTTCTTCTTTCATCGTACAACCAGGGGTTTATTTCTTTCGTTCAATTCCTGGATTTTCTGCATCACTTCCTGACGTCTTGCTTCCAGCCCCTGGGTTTTCAGTTTTGCCTGTAATTTCAAGAGAGCGTCTAAGATCGCTTCGGGTCTAGGAGGACAGCCCGGAACATATACGTCCACGGGAAGAATCCGATCCACTCCCTGAAGCACTCCGTAGGTGTTGAACATTCCTCCGGAAGAAGCGCAGGCCCCGACGCTGATCACGAACTTAGGCTCCGCCATCTGATCGTAAATCTGACGAAGAACGGGAGCCATCTTGTAAGTGATCGTACCGAGAACCAAAATCATATCCGCCTGACGCGGAGAAAACGAAGGACGTTCCGCTCCGAAACGGGCGATATCGTAATCGGAACAAGCGGTGCTCATATATTCGATTCCGCAGCACGCAGTCGCGAACGGATACGGCCAAAGCGAATAACTTCTTCCCCATTGGATCACGGACTCGATGCTACCGAGTTGAACCATATCTCCCAGGGCTTGGCCCGGGGCTTTACTTAAGTCACTCAATCCCATTCCAAGGCTCCTTTCTTCCAGATATAGTATAAACCTACGACCAACGTGAGGACAAACACAAACATTTCTATCACGAGAAAAAGTCCGATTCCCGCGTTCTTAAATCCGATCAGGTTGACCGCATACGGAAACAGAAACACCGCTTCGATGTCGAACAGGATGAACAATACGGCGACGAGATAGAACTTGATGTTGAAAAGCCCTCTCGCATCTCCATAGTATTGAACGCCGCATTCGAACGTGTCCTGAGGTTTGGATTTCTTTTTAGGACCGATGAGTATGGCAAGGGTAAGAATCAGAGCGGAGAATCCGACTCCGAGTAAGAATTGAATCAGTAGTGGGCCAAGGTGCTCGGGAGCGCTATCCATAGCTACTATTAGACTCCCGTTTGCATATAGCCTGTCAACGCAAATTCAAAAGGAAATGTCGCATGCTTCGCCCGTTTCCGAACGAAGAGAATTTCACACCGAAAAAGAAATCTCCGTTCACACAGGTCCGAGCGGAAAATAAAAATATCCTAAATTAGAATTTTGCGTAGAACGCCCGAATCGGCCGAACGGTTTGGCAAAAAACGGATGGACAAATGGGTTGAGTGACGGCTGGTAGTAATGGAACGAAAGGGAAAACGATTTGTCCGCCGCTCGCACCGCATTTTACTTTTCCCGAACGGGAATCCCTTCCTACATCGGGAGAATTCTCACCCTGCTCTTATTCCTTTTCACGTTCTCCGCTTGTGCGTCCTCCAAAAACTCGATCTTCGGAACCGTGTTCGTTCGAAGAGGATTCACTCCCGAGAAAAAAGCGAAACACGTCGTCTTCCCGGTTCAGATTCGATCAGGTTGGTTGTCGAAAGAGGCGAACGGCGAACAGAAAAAATTCTTAGAATCCAGAAGTTTTGAAAAACTGGAACTGGCGATCCTCGGATACGGAGGAAAGATCCAGGAAAAATACAACGCGGAAAAACAATTCCGAACCGCGTTCGAAGCGGACAATTCCCTCAACGAAGAAAAGGGAATCAAAATCGCAAAACAACTCAAAGGCGACGTCGTCGTATTTACGGACGTCACCGATTACGGAACCGCTTCCGGAAATTCCGTTATGGAAGTGACCGTCAAAGCGATGGACACGGACAGCGGAGAAATCCTCTGGAAAGCGATTTATTCGGGAAAGGCATTCGGACTTCAGGACAACATCGACTTGTCCATTTTAGAATCCGAAATTTTTGAACATCTTACTGAAAAATTAAAAAACAAAACGGAGTAAAAGGAGAAAAACATGGCTAAGGTAGTATTGTCCAGTTTTGCCGAATTAGAAGCCTATACCGGAAAGGAAATCGGGGTTTCCGATTATCACACGGTGACTCAGGAGCAGGTGAATAAGTTCGCCGACGCGACCCTGGATCATCAGTGGATTCACACGGACCCGGATAGAGCCGCTAAGGAATCTCCGTTCGGAGGAACGATCGCTCACGGATATCTTACCTTGTCCATGGCACCCTACCTCTTATCTCAAATATTAGAATTAAAGAATATTAAGATGGGGATCAATTACGGGATGGAAAAACTTCGGTTTTTAGAGCCCGTAAAAGTAGGAAGCAAGTTGAGAATTAGAGCGGAGTTGATCGAGCTGAAAGACCTGAGAGGTACGGCGAGAATGACTCTGAAGATGACTTTTGAAACCGAAGGATCCACGAAAGCCGCTGCGGTAGGAGAGGTAATCTATCTATATCAATTTGCCTGATAAGAAAAAAATTTCTAAGATTAGGTAAAATATGAGTCCTAGACTGATCATCTATATGATCTCGAGAATTCGAGACGAATTTCACAGACACCTGAACCTGGAGTTGAAAGAAAAAGGTTTGGGTCCGTTAACGACCACTCACGCGGATATCCTGTTCGCACTCGTCAAAAAGAAAAAGGCGCAGATGCAGGAAATCGCCAAGATGATCAATCGAGACAAATCCACGTTAACCGCTCTTGTAGATAAGCTGGAAGCGTTGGGATTTGTCGAGAGAACGAGAGATCCCGAGGATCAGAGAATCGTTCATTTGGAACTGACTCCGAAAGCGTATTCGGTAAGACCGGTATTGCTCGGAATCTCCAGATCCTTAGTGA
It encodes:
- the nuoF gene encoding NADH-quinone oxidoreductase subunit NuoF, which gives rise to MAEMKLLTKYIDNPKSAELEFYESVHGYDGLKKALQMKPDDIITEVKKSGLRGRGGAGFPTGLKWSFIPKDIPKPKYIICNADEGEPGTFKDRKLIENLPHQIIEGMIIGAKAIGSNKGFFYIRGEFQKGARTMQKAIDEAYAKGYLGQNILGSGFDFDLILYEGAGAYICGEETALINSLEGRRGHPRLKPPFPAVSGLYRSPTVVNNVETFSAVPHILDKGADWYSKIGTEKSPGTRLFSVSGHVKRPGVYEIELGTPLLELVNDLCGGIVDDKPLKAIIPGGSSVPILTAEECKTANMDFESMAAHKTMLGSGAVIVLAEGTDIVETTYRFARFYAHESCGQCTPCREGTHWVRDILYKIREGEGTTQDIDLILSLSRNMEGGTTICPLSDACVGAVRPALQKFRAEFDARLKEKPEPVPDHPKRRKEDRIGETAGGQRTP
- the nuoE gene encoding NADH-quinone oxidoreductase subunit NuoE, encoding MSYKFSEESEKRFRKMLEVFPDKRSLILPCLYILQREHGFVDQEGMNYIAERLGDPISLAQVYGVATFYTLYNKKPVGKYHIQICGTSSCYLQGNDTIEKHLCEKLGIHLGQTTPDKKFTLEEVECLGACGYAPMVQINDDFYEQLTPEKVDQILSGLN
- a CDS encoding NADH-quinone oxidoreductase subunit D, translated to MMYEKTAEHFGKKFANLPEGHLLVNLGPSHPATHGILQNVIQLDGERIVEAESIIGYVHRCFEKLGERYTYNQFLVCTDRMNYVSTPLNNIGWILAVEKMMQVEVPDRVTYVRMIISELSRIMDHIICTGILGVDLGAFSGMLHLFHHRENIYQVIEKLTGARLTTTFCRIGGLEKDIYPEFEKEVKLICKGLKPAIEEFNSLLLKNKIFLGRTEGIGGISAENAIAYGFSGPNLRAAGVDWDVRKDEPYMLYDKVDFDVPIGEDGSVLHRSLVRMEEMRQSIRIIEQLVDGIPSGAWHADLPHAYLPEKNKVYNNMEELIYHFKIIMHGVKVPPGEHYMSTEAANGELGFYIVSEGEKSPWRVHVRRPCFWYYQSFAELVRGGLLADSVATMSSLNVIAGELDC
- a CDS encoding NADH-quinone oxidoreductase subunit C → MKEEVERFLKEKFSHFLDTQEEVVSNVPVFFLKAEGIVPVLAALKNDPSLNYNFLNDLTAIDWLGKKEPRFEVCYLLRSGSKASSRIQFKVRLEDGESLPSITSVFKGANWPEREVYDLFGISFIGHPSLDRILMPDNFQGHPLRKDFPLEGFGQDYLIEDLLHIHVNEDITKEGGK
- a CDS encoding NADH-quinone oxidoreductase subunit B, giving the protein MGLSDLSKAPGQALGDMVQLGSIESVIQWGRSYSLWPYPFATACCGIEYMSTACSDYDIARFGAERPSFSPRQADMILVLGTITYKMAPVLRQIYDQMAEPKFVISVGACASSGGMFNTYGVLQGVDRILPVDVYVPGCPPRPEAILDALLKLQAKLKTQGLEARRQEVMQKIQELNERNKPLVVR
- a CDS encoding NADH-quinone oxidoreductase subunit A; translated protein: MDSAPEHLGPLLIQFLLGVGFSALILTLAILIGPKKKSKPQDTFECGVQYYGDARGLFNIKFYLVAVLFILFDIEAVFLFPYAVNLIGFKNAGIGLFLVIEMFVFVLTLVVGLYYIWKKGALEWD
- a CDS encoding MaoC family dehydratase, with amino-acid sequence MAKVVLSSFAELEAYTGKEIGVSDYHTVTQEQVNKFADATLDHQWIHTDPDRAAKESPFGGTIAHGYLTLSMAPYLLSQILELKNIKMGINYGMEKLRFLEPVKVGSKLRIRAELIELKDLRGTARMTLKMTFETEGSTKAAAVGEVIYLYQFA
- a CDS encoding MarR family winged helix-turn-helix transcriptional regulator, with amino-acid sequence MSPRLIIYMISRIRDEFHRHLNLELKEKGLGPLTTTHADILFALVKKKKAQMQEIAKMINRDKSTLTALVDKLEALGFVERTRDPEDQRIVHLELTPKAYSVRPVLLGISRSLVNNLYRGFTEEEKLELVRLLMKLYQNQNPESATVELLQ